In Rubrobacter aplysinae, the genomic stretch ACGCGTTCATCGCCGCCAAGGAGCTTTCTGACCGCCAGGCCCCGACGATGGAGCAGGCCGTGCTGGCCGACTTCATATACGAGGGCCACTTTGCCAACCATCTGAAAAGGACCCGGACGCTACACGCCCACCGCGCGCAGACTCTCGCCTGCGCCATCCGCGAGCGCCTGGGCAGTGTACTGGAGGCGCAGAGCCCGGAGGCGGGTCTGCACCTGCTCGCCCGCCTTAGCGGAGGGGGTGGCTTGATGCGATCCCCGGAAGGGACAGCACCACACGAGGACGTGCAGGCCTCACGAGCTGCGTTGGGTGCAGGGGTCGAGGCCCTGCCCCTCTCCGCCTTTCACACAGGCTCTGCGCCTCGTCCCGGCGGCCTAGTGCTGGGGCATGCCGGCTTCGCAGAGGACGAGATAGTCACTGCAGTAGATAAGCTAGAGGAGGTGTTGGCTGCTAGAGAAGACACATAGCGCCACCCTTTCGGAGTAGAGCTATCGCGGGTAGGTGTTTGCGGACACGCCCTAGTGAGTTGTCCGTCTTCCGGCGGGGTGCGGCTCTATAAACGTCCAGTACACCTCGGGGTTCTCCGAGCGGATCTTCTTGCTCAACCTCTCCAGGAGGCCCTCGATCTCGTCCGTGTGGTGCCCTTTTCCTTACCGCTCGTGGAAGGGCTTGCGAGCGGGCTGTTCTGGCTCAACTCTCTCCTATCTATTCCTATCTATCAGATTCTAGCTGCGCCCGGCTGCACCGGAGCTCCGTGGAAGCCCGCGGAGGCTAGGGTGGGGTAGGTGGCTTAGTCGGGCGGCGGGGGTGTGACGCGGCTCAGTGACAGCCCGGTATCGGAGAGCCACACCACCCCCGAGTGCAGGAGCTGCGAGCGCCGTCGCAGGTCGGGCGACCATTCGTTCATCACCTCCTCTAGCACGGAGGTGGCGACCACGATCTGCCTCTCGTTGACCAGTTCCGCAACAGACTCCTGGTGCGAGATCGCCTCACGTGGGCCCAGGCTCTCCGCCCAGTCGAAGGTGGCCCACACGGTGCGCCCCGTCTCTGCCGCCGCCTCCTCGTCCAGGTAGCGTCTCAACCCTTCGGCCCTGTCAGAGGGTGGGGCCGGTTCGATCCTGAAGTCCAGACGCCCCCCGGTCTCGAGACGCCGCGCCTCGAGGCCGGAGCTCTCGTATGCGTCTCGCAGCCCTTCCAGGTTCTCGGGGTCTTCCCCATGAAACTTCACCAGCTTCCCGCCGTGCGCCTCGCCCACCCGGAGAAAAGCCGCGTCCAGCCGGTGCAGCAGCTCCGGCCTCTGCGCAACGGCCATCACGTTGTCCGGCACCGTAACGAACGACCTTAGCTGCCCGGTAAGCGTTACCGGGCGTTCCCGGCTGATCAGGAAGTCCTCCAGGGCCGAGCGGCGCACGCGCCAGCCCTTGCCCGCCTTTATACAGGGCAGCCGCCCCTCCCGGCACCAACGCCAGATCGTAACCTTCGCCACCCCCATGCGCCGGGCTATCTCTTCTGGCCCGAGTAGATCTTCCCCGCTCTGATGCGGCTCCGTTCCCCTGCCCCTGTCGTTGCCCAACTCTCGCCTCTCTCGCTCTTCTCTATCGTCCTACCATTATCTTGCTACATACCACCTAACTCTTTTACCCGCACCTGCACCGGCCGGATCTGTGAATTAAATTACTTATCAGTAGCGTACATTAGTTTATTTTACTTGCCACTGAAAGCGTTTTTCACAGGAGAGATCCCTGATGCTTACAGCCCTTCTAGTAGGAGCGATAGCCTCCAGTGCCCTGGTGATCGGCGGGATCCTAGGGGCCTTCTGGAGACCGCCGCAGAGGCTATTGGCCGTCGTGATGGGGTTCGCCGCCGGGGCCCTGATCATCGCGGTGGCCTTCGACCTGTTCGAGAAGTCTTTCAAGGCGGCCGGTCCCCTTATCGCGGGCGGTTCCCTGGTGGTCGGGGCGGCGGCGTTCATGGGGGCTACCGAGCTTCTGGACCGTTACTCCAGCAGCACCTCCGGCTTCTATCTTCTGGCAAACATACTCCTCGACGGCATCCCGGAGAACCTCGCAATGGGGGTGGCCCTCATCGGTAAGCCCTTGACCGGCATCCTCTCCCTGGTGGTCGCCATCTTCTTCTCGAACTTTCCGGAGGCGCTGGGCGGCGCGGTGGGGATGAGAGACAGCGGACGCTCCAAGAAGTTCGCGATCATCTCCTGGAGTGTCACCGCGGTCGTGCTGGCGATCATGGTCGTCATAGGCAATGCAGTGTTCTCCTCCTTCGGAGAGGTGCCGCTGGCGGCGGTGAGGGCCCTGGCCGCCGGAGCCGTCCTCGCCGGGCTTGCCGAGGCGATCATGCCCCAGGCTTACGGCGAAGGCGGGAAGATAGTGGCCATAGCCACCACGGCGGGCTTCTTGCTGACCTTCTTGATCACCCAGTAGACCCCGTAAAGCAAGGGTCGGGATGGCCGCAAGAGCGCGATTGTGGCATGATTGATCCGTTACGCCAGAGGGCCGCGCGGCGCGCTCGCAATACGGTGCGCTCCCGGCGTGGCCGGCGAGCATTGAAGCCGAGGATGCCGGGCCGGACGGACAGAGGAGAACCAGGGTGCGAGTGGATATCGAAGCGCCTGAGGCGAGAGGTTCCGAGAGGCATGTCTACCGCATGAGGTTCTACTGGCTTTACATACTCTTTGGTGTGTTCTTGTTTTTCTACGCCAGCGCCATCTTCGGGCAGGGCCTCACAGAAGGCGATGCCCTACTCCTCTTGTCAGGCTTGCTCATGTTGCCCGCGGGGGCTCTCTTCCCCCTGATAGGCTGGGTCCTGCGCGTCGAGACCACTCCAGAAGGCTTGACCTACCACAACATGGGCTTCTACACGGTGCGCGCGGGCTGGGATGACGTGGACCGGGTGGGCAGAACACCGTTCCGCCTCATGGGGCGGGTCGAGTGCATCCTCCTCAGCCGGTCATCGGTCCAGGGCTGGACGGGCGGGGCGTGGATGGTGCCGAGGTCCGAACGAAAGTTGACG encodes the following:
- a CDS encoding helix-turn-helix domain-containing protein produces the protein MGNDRGRGTEPHQSGEDLLGPEEIARRMGVAKVTIWRWCREGRLPCIKAGKGWRVRRSALEDFLISRERPVTLTGQLRSFVTVPDNVMAVAQRPELLHRLDAAFLRVGEAHGGKLVKFHGEDPENLEGLRDAYESSGLEARRLETGGRLDFRIEPAPPSDRAEGLRRYLDEEAAAETGRTVWATFDWAESLGPREAISHQESVAELVNERQIVVATSVLEEVMNEWSPDLRRRSQLLHSGVVWLSDTGLSLSRVTPPPPD
- a CDS encoding ZIP family metal transporter; the encoded protein is MLTALLVGAIASSALVIGGILGAFWRPPQRLLAVVMGFAAGALIIAVAFDLFEKSFKAAGPLIAGGSLVVGAAAFMGATELLDRYSSSTSGFYLLANILLDGIPENLAMGVALIGKPLTGILSLVVAIFFSNFPEALGGAVGMRDSGRSKKFAIISWSVTAVVLAIMVVIGNAVFSSFGEVPLAAVRALAAGAVLAGLAEAIMPQAYGEGGKIVAIATTAGFLLTFLITQ